In a genomic window of Thermodesulfovibrionia bacterium:
- a CDS encoding ABC transporter ATP-binding protein codes for MSSASDRPILNFINAGFSYDKNKPFIREISFSIENGEFIGLLGANGSGKSTILKLASGLLKASSGDINLWGKPVGSYKNKDRAKLLSYLPQILDISIPFKVKELVSMGLYPYDTLPELTVDEAIEMVGLQNNSGSLITNLSGGERRRVYLAMTLLQGAGLVLLDEPLANLDIKYQIELLRLLKELRIKRKISVVMALHDINIALQFDKIVLIKNGRILGIGKPDEVLTKELLKSAFDVEVEIKREDSGGIYIKY; via the coding sequence ATGTCCTCAGCATCTGACAGGCCTATTCTGAATTTTATTAATGCGGGCTTTTCTTACGATAAGAATAAGCCATTTATACGGGAGATATCATTCTCCATAGAGAATGGTGAATTCATAGGCCTTCTCGGTGCGAATGGTTCAGGCAAATCAACCATTCTTAAACTGGCGAGCGGCTTATTAAAAGCGTCAAGCGGAGATATAAACCTCTGGGGCAAGCCGGTTGGGTCTTACAAGAATAAGGACAGGGCAAAACTCTTGAGCTATCTTCCGCAGATCCTTGATATCAGCATCCCTTTTAAGGTGAAGGAACTTGTGAGCATGGGGCTGTATCCGTATGACACATTGCCTGAGCTGACCGTTGATGAGGCCATAGAGATGGTGGGGCTTCAAAATAACAGCGGATCGCTTATCACAAACCTGAGCGGCGGGGAAAGAAGAAGGGTATATCTTGCGATGACGCTGCTTCAGGGCGCCGGGCTGGTGCTGCTTGATGAGCCTCTTGCCAATCTGGATATAAAGTACCAGATCGAACTCCTGAGGCTTCTGAAGGAATTAAGAATAAAGAGAAAGATATCGGTTGTCATGGCGCTTCATGATATAAATATCGCGTTGCAGTTTGACAAGATTGTACTGATAAAGAACGGCCGTATCCTCGGCATAGGCAAACCGGATGAGGTTTTGACAAAGGAACTGCTCAAAAGCGCGTTTGATGTTGAGGTGGAGATAAAGAGGGAGGATTCAGGCGGAATTTATATTAAGTATTAA
- a CDS encoding iron ABC transporter permease, translating to MKTKLILITIIAAMIFAIALFIGPKPISPFNLGEMGKDILLSIRLPRVLVSILMGMALGASGAVLQGILRNPLADPYILGISSGAALAAAFGIITGLSLFGIVTIPLLAFIGALTTGVFVGAMGWKRGGFWPDRLLLAGVGLGFLFSAMLMLLMSVSSDEGLRRATLWIFGDLSIADWSIIPYGFVFIAAGLVVAMTRARALNALMLGDDLAHSLGFSPRKERFILFISVGLMTAASVALGGMIGFIGLLIPHIGRFLVGSDNKVLIPVSAIGGGVLLCIADLIGKSIVSPMELPAGIITAILGAPYFLFLLRRKDVLSI from the coding sequence ATGAAGACAAAATTAATACTCATAACAATTATTGCGGCAATGATCTTTGCTATCGCCCTTTTTATCGGGCCGAAGCCGATAAGCCCTTTTAATCTTGGCGAGATGGGGAAAGATATACTCTTGTCCATCAGACTGCCGAGGGTGTTGGTTTCGATATTGATGGGCATGGCGCTCGGAGCATCTGGCGCAGTGCTTCAGGGGATACTCAGAAATCCGCTCGCAGACCCTTACATACTTGGCATCTCAAGCGGAGCTGCATTGGCCGCAGCATTCGGCATAATAACCGGGCTCTCTCTTTTCGGCATTGTGACGATACCTCTGCTTGCGTTTATCGGAGCTTTGACAACAGGTGTCTTTGTCGGCGCAATGGGATGGAAGCGGGGCGGTTTCTGGCCGGACAGGCTCCTGCTCGCAGGCGTTGGACTGGGCTTTCTCTTTTCAGCAATGCTCATGCTCCTTATGAGTGTATCAAGCGATGAAGGCCTGAGGCGCGCCACTCTATGGATATTCGGCGACCTCTCAATTGCAGACTGGTCGATCATTCCTTATGGATTTGTTTTTATAGCAGCAGGCCTTGTTGTTGCAATGACCCGCGCCAGGGCGCTCAACGCGCTTATGCTCGGCGATGATCTCGCGCACAGCCTCGGATTCTCTCCGCGTAAAGAGAGGTTCATACTCTTTATTTCAGTCGGATTGATGACAGCGGCTTCTGTTGCGCTGGGCGGCATGATAGGTTTCATCGGGTTGCTCATCCCGCATATTGGAAGGTTTCTGGTCGGCTCGGACAATAAGGTTCTGATCCCTGTCTCAGCTATCGGAGGCGGGGTGCTTTTATGCATAGCCGACCTTATAGGAAAATCCATTGTCTCGCCGATGGAACTTCCTGCCGGGATAATAACAGCTATTTTAGGCGCGCCCTATTTTCTTTTTCTGCTCAGGAGGAAAGATGTCCTCAGCATCTGA
- a CDS encoding cobalamin-binding protein, producing the protein MKAKDKRYGNYFWKVTAVLFLLITLHFSLITSSYAAAPKRIISLAPSVTEILFAAGLGDNIIGVTTFCDHPEEAKLKPKIGGMSNPSLEAVVSLKPDIVIMTTDGNPKEFEERLRSMNIKTYVFKARTMSQLPDGIRDIGRALNEEDSFNTLASDIEKALNNYKARKHGTSKKVLFMIWPEPLIVAGPGTAIDDAIDLLGAINIAEDAVIQYPKYSIEEVVRRSPDIIFVGKGSGMNMEETAGGLLKRISYIPAVKNNQVYYVGDGLYRLGPRVIEGLEELEKLLNK; encoded by the coding sequence ATGAAAGCAAAAGATAAACGGTACGGCAATTATTTTTGGAAGGTGACAGCGGTTCTATTTTTACTCATCACTCTTCACTTTTCACTCATTACTTCTTCTTACGCAGCTGCGCCAAAGCGCATCATATCGCTTGCCCCGAGTGTAACTGAGATACTCTTTGCCGCAGGGCTTGGGGATAATATTATCGGCGTAACGACCTTCTGCGATCATCCTGAAGAGGCGAAGCTGAAGCCGAAGATAGGCGGAATGTCCAATCCATCCCTTGAAGCGGTTGTCTCTTTAAAACCGGACATTGTGATAATGACAACAGACGGCAACCCGAAGGAGTTTGAAGAGAGGCTTCGCTCCATGAATATCAAGACCTATGTCTTTAAGGCGCGTACAATGAGCCAGCTTCCTGACGGCATAAGGGATATTGGAAGGGCGCTTAATGAAGAAGACAGCTTCAATACGCTCGCGTCTGATATAGAAAAAGCCCTGAATAATTATAAGGCGCGTAAGCACGGCACAAGCAAAAAGGTGCTCTTTATGATCTGGCCGGAACCGTTAATAGTGGCTGGGCCCGGAACAGCGATCGATGATGCCATTGACCTGCTCGGCGCGATCAACATAGCTGAAGATGCAGTTATCCAGTATCCCAAATATTCTATCGAAGAGGTTGTGCGCAGGTCGCCTGATATTATCTTTGTCGGCAAAGGATCCGGCATGAATATGGAGGAGACTGCCGGCGGGCTTTTGAAGAGGATCTCATATATACCGGCGGTAAAAAATAATCAGGTCTATTATGTCGGCGACGGTTTATACAGGCTCGGCCCGAGGGTGATAGAGGGGTTAGAAGAGCTTGAGAAGCTCTTGAACAAATAG
- the recQ gene encoding DNA helicase RecQ, translating to MLDTLKKVFGFEEFRPNQEDIIRKILEKKDVFAVMPTGGGKSLCYQLPAKLMKGTTVVISPLISLMKDQVDAALENGISAAFINSSMKPQEMSGVFHDLKNGDIELLYVSPERFAMQGFIEQLKALPISLFAIDEAHCVSEWGHDFRPDYLSLSNITKIFPDIPVGAFTATATSRVQDDIIGKIGLRSPFTVRASFNRPNLFYKVKSKRELESQLLEFIKEHPGEPGIIYRTTRDSVSELANLLSANGIKALPYHAGLAAEERKKNQEAFNRDEAAVIVATIAFGMGIDKSNVRFVIHADLPKNMEGYYQETGRAGRDGEPADCILFFGRGDIPKIRYFIDQISDDQERAVAMEKLNMTVRYASHNLCRRRQLLEYFGEHYPDENCNTCDICTGMVEKIDVTVDAQIIMSAMSRTDQRFGAQHIIDIVTGADTKRIRELGHDKVKTYGTGKGKDKKHWRFLIDELLAQDAICQDGGQYPVLKLTVKGNNILYGREEITALKREEKSKKYAAGRDGKFAPYDELLFDELRKLRKETADEHHVPPYIIFSDKTLHEMCRYYPAALSDMRNINGVGDAKLERYGAAFVKAIKTYLDAHPGITIPLLNTSTAQSAMRKRNL from the coding sequence ATGCTTGATACATTAAAAAAGGTCTTTGGATTTGAGGAGTTCCGCCCGAACCAGGAGGATATTATCAGAAAGATCCTGGAGAAGAAGGATGTCTTTGCGGTAATGCCTACAGGCGGAGGGAAGTCGCTCTGCTATCAGCTGCCTGCCAAATTAATGAAGGGCACAACGGTTGTCATAAGCCCGCTGATATCCCTGATGAAGGATCAGGTGGATGCTGCTCTGGAGAATGGCATATCCGCGGCCTTTATAAACAGTTCGATGAAACCGCAGGAGATGTCCGGCGTATTCCATGACCTCAAGAACGGAGACATCGAACTGCTGTATGTCTCTCCTGAACGTTTTGCAATGCAGGGTTTTATTGAACAGCTTAAAGCTCTTCCCATCTCTCTCTTTGCCATTGATGAAGCGCATTGTGTCTCTGAATGGGGGCATGACTTCCGGCCTGATTATCTGAGCCTCTCAAATATTACAAAGATATTTCCTGATATCCCGGTCGGGGCATTTACAGCCACAGCCACTTCAAGGGTGCAGGATGATATTATCGGCAAGATCGGCCTCAGGTCTCCATTTACAGTGCGCGCGTCATTTAACCGGCCTAACCTTTTTTATAAGGTCAAGAGTAAAAGAGAGCTGGAATCACAGCTGCTTGAATTCATCAAAGAACATCCGGGCGAGCCGGGTATAATCTACCGCACAACCCGGGATTCTGTTTCAGAACTTGCCAATCTTCTTTCAGCCAACGGCATCAAGGCGCTGCCGTATCATGCCGGTTTAGCAGCGGAAGAGCGTAAGAAGAACCAGGAGGCGTTCAACAGGGATGAGGCAGCGGTCATTGTGGCGACTATCGCTTTTGGCATGGGCATAGACAAATCAAATGTCCGCTTTGTCATTCATGCAGACCTGCCCAAAAATATGGAAGGCTACTATCAGGAGACGGGACGTGCGGGACGAGACGGCGAGCCGGCTGACTGCATCCTCTTCTTTGGAAGGGGGGACATCCCGAAGATAAGGTACTTTATAGACCAGATATCTGATGATCAGGAACGGGCCGTAGCCATGGAGAAGCTGAACATGACGGTGCGGTATGCTTCACATAACCTCTGCAGGCGCAGGCAGCTGCTTGAATATTTCGGAGAGCATTACCCTGATGAGAACTGCAATACCTGCGACATCTGTACAGGTATGGTTGAAAAGATAGATGTTACGGTTGACGCGCAGATAATTATGTCAGCCATGTCACGGACCGATCAGCGTTTTGGAGCCCAGCATATCATTGATATCGTTACAGGCGCTGATACAAAACGCATACGCGAACTGGGGCACGACAAGGTCAAGACCTATGGCACGGGCAAAGGCAAAGATAAGAAGCACTGGCGCTTTCTGATCGATGAGCTGCTTGCGCAGGATGCCATATGTCAGGACGGCGGGCAGTATCCGGTATTAAAACTGACAGTAAAAGGGAATAATATTCTCTACGGCAGAGAAGAGATCACAGCCTTAAAAAGGGAAGAGAAAAGCAAGAAGTATGCAGCCGGAAGAGACGGCAAGTTTGCGCCATATGATGAGCTGCTCTTTGATGAACTGCGCAAACTGCGCAAAGAGACCGCTGATGAACATCATGTGCCGCCATATATAATATTCTCAGATAAGACACTTCATGAAATGTGCAGATACTATCCCGCGGCCTTGTCTGATATGAGAAATATCAACGGCGTTGGAGACGCCAAGCTTGAACGGTACGGAGCTGCTTTTGTAAAAGCAATTAAGACATATCTTGATGCGCATCCCGGCATCACCATCCCTTTATTGAACACTTCAACGGCACAGTCAGCTATGAGGAAGCGGAATTTGTAA
- a CDS encoding glycogen/starch/alpha-glucan phosphorylase: MPEKPQSTDIRTDLSVESIKKAFLDNLFYLQGKFSKVATRNDHYLSLAYTVRDRMLHKWIHTAETYFENRSRTVCYLSAEYLLGPHLGNNLINLGIYEQAKQALEELGLDLNALLEQEEEPGLGNGGLGRLAACYMESMATLEIPAINYGIRYEFGIFNQEIRDGWQVEVTDKWLRFGNPWEIPRTEVFYHIKFGGRTEAYCDEKGCYRVNWISDRVIKGVAFDTPILGYKVNTVNLLRLWKAEACESFDFQAFNVGDYYGAVQENVASENITKVLYPNDEPSVGKKLRLEQQYFFVSCSLQDMIRIYLQREKDLDGFHKKFIIQLNDTHPAVGITELMRLLVDEHCIEWDKAWDITSRAFAYTNHTLLPEALETWPLRLFAGTLPRHLEIIYEINSRFLKQVRQIYPEDYEKIRKMSIIDECGERYVRMANLSCIGSSAINGVAKLHTDLLKRDVLRDFYELWPEKFLNVTNGVTPRRFMVLSNPRLSKLISERIGEEWIKDLRELRKLEDAANDASFQEKWRAVKKEVKQELASVIMKKTGVSIDPDSLFDIQVKRIHEYKRQHLNVLHIITLYNRIKRNPLIDVPPRTFIFGGKSAPGYHTAKLIIKLINSVANVINNDPDIKGRIKVVFFPNFDVKSAQHVYPAADISEQISTAGKEASGTGNMKFAMNGALTVGTLDGANIEIREETGKDNFFLFGLDTQEVQDLWLKGYDPIKYYEANPELREAIDQISSGYFSPEVPGLFRQLVQSLLYRDEYMLFADYQSYIECQERAGKLFQDQNEWTKRSILTTARMGSFSSDRSIHEYCKYIWNVKPVHITF; encoded by the coding sequence ATGCCTGAGAAACCGCAGTCCACGGATATAAGAACCGACCTCAGCGTTGAGTCTATAAAGAAGGCTTTTTTAGACAACCTCTTTTATCTTCAGGGGAAGTTTTCAAAGGTTGCGACCAGAAATGATCATTACCTCTCACTTGCCTACACCGTCCGCGACCGCATGCTCCATAAGTGGATACATACTGCTGAAACATATTTTGAGAACCGCTCACGCACGGTTTGTTATCTTTCGGCAGAATATCTTCTCGGCCCGCATCTCGGGAATAACCTGATAAACCTCGGAATATATGAGCAGGCAAAGCAGGCGTTAGAGGAGCTGGGGCTTGACCTGAACGCGCTGCTTGAGCAGGAGGAAGAGCCGGGACTCGGCAACGGAGGGCTAGGCAGGCTTGCCGCCTGTTACATGGAATCAATGGCAACACTTGAGATACCAGCGATCAATTACGGCATCAGGTATGAGTTCGGCATCTTCAATCAGGAGATACGGGACGGGTGGCAGGTCGAGGTGACGGACAAGTGGCTCCGATTCGGCAATCCGTGGGAGATACCGAGGACTGAGGTCTTCTATCATATAAAATTCGGCGGACGAACAGAAGCATACTGTGATGAGAAGGGGTGCTACCGCGTTAACTGGATATCAGACAGGGTTATCAAGGGAGTTGCTTTTGATACTCCGATACTTGGGTACAAGGTCAATACCGTGAACCTTCTGCGGTTATGGAAGGCTGAGGCATGTGAATCTTTTGATTTTCAGGCCTTCAATGTCGGTGATTATTACGGAGCTGTTCAGGAGAACGTTGCGTCTGAGAATATCACCAAGGTGCTCTATCCGAATGACGAGCCGAGCGTGGGCAAGAAACTGCGACTTGAGCAGCAATACTTTTTTGTCTCCTGTTCGCTTCAGGACATGATACGGATCTATCTGCAGAGAGAGAAAGATCTTGACGGATTCCATAAAAAGTTCATCATCCAGCTTAATGATACCCATCCTGCAGTCGGCATCACCGAACTCATGCGCCTTCTCGTGGATGAACATTGTATCGAGTGGGACAAGGCATGGGACATAACCAGTCGGGCATTTGCTTATACAAATCATACATTGCTGCCCGAAGCGCTTGAGACATGGCCGCTCAGGCTCTTTGCGGGGACATTGCCGAGGCATCTTGAGATCATCTATGAGATAAACAGCCGCTTTCTAAAACAGGTGCGCCAGATCTATCCGGAAGATTATGAGAAGATACGGAAGATGTCCATCATAGATGAGTGCGGTGAACGGTATGTGAGGATGGCGAACCTCTCCTGTATCGGAAGCAGCGCGATCAACGGTGTGGCAAAGCTTCATACAGACCTGTTGAAGCGCGATGTTCTGCGTGACTTCTATGAATTATGGCCTGAGAAATTTCTTAATGTGACAAATGGAGTAACGCCCCGCAGATTCATGGTTCTTTCCAATCCGAGGCTCAGCAAGCTTATCTCCGAGAGGATAGGCGAAGAATGGATAAAGGATCTGAGGGAATTGAGAAAATTAGAGGATGCCGCGAATGATGCATCGTTTCAGGAGAAGTGGCGTGCTGTTAAAAAAGAGGTTAAGCAGGAGCTCGCTTCAGTCATTATGAAGAAGACAGGTGTTTCAATAGATCCTGATTCTTTATTTGATATACAGGTAAAGCGCATCCATGAATACAAACGCCAGCACCTGAATGTTCTTCACATCATCACGCTCTACAACCGCATTAAGCGTAACCCTTTAATTGATGTTCCTCCGAGGACATTTATATTCGGCGGCAAGTCCGCTCCCGGCTATCATACGGCAAAGCTCATCATCAAGCTTATCAACTCTGTCGCCAATGTCATTAACAATGACCCTGATATCAAGGGCCGCATCAAGGTAGTCTTCTTCCCGAACTTTGATGTAAAGAGCGCGCAGCATGTCTATCCCGCTGCTGACATATCAGAGCAGATCTCAACCGCAGGCAAAGAGGCATCCGGCACAGGCAATATGAAGTTCGCAATGAATGGCGCTTTGACAGTCGGAACATTGGACGGCGCGAATATTGAGATACGCGAAGAGACCGGCAAAGACAATTTCTTCCTCTTCGGTCTGGACACGCAGGAGGTCCAAGACCTTTGGCTAAAGGGATATGATCCGATAAAGTATTATGAGGCTAATCCTGAGCTGAGAGAGGCCATTGACCAGATAAGTTCAGGCTACTTCTCGCCTGAGGTTCCGGGACTCTTCAGGCAGCTTGTCCAGTCATTGCTCTATCGTGATGAGTACATGCTCTTTGCAGATTATCAGTCATACATCGAGTGTCAGGAAAGAGCGGGCAAGCTCTTTCAGGATCAAAATGAGTGGACGAAAAGATCCATCCTCACCACCGCGCGAATGGGCTCATTCTCTTCAGACAGGTCTATCCATGAGTATTGCAAGTACATCTGGAATGTGAAACCGGTTCATATAACTTTTTGA
- a CDS encoding phosphoribosylaminoimidazolesuccinocarboxamide synthase, producing MSRFPEKINIKLDNPIYRGSVQNLYDVPGHPDLIISETTAGGSVFDVGTIFEIEGSDLGRAGFRHLVFQELQDPEAWKTVSASVKDETGLLEKMLASFKEHGALTHHAGMVERETGKVFSKGFPSELSNLTLINKYTAERPDLKKVMGWHFYDYKKYHSKDRYVIPLEYIVRLGITSGSSILKKFSALSDSDKKTYLNELGLDKPLTPWTRFDRPLVDLTTKYEPEDRNISRQEASLISGLDGDTFSQSLIMAVLGALLLQQIFSKMGLNLWDLKWEIAKDGDDLIFVDTIDTDSVRVTFNLQRDNKTYFVHFNKQAMRDYYRIMHPDWISAVNECKKLAAHSGRPFTEILSAGQKSGPYPANPAIDKAFLNIQKAKFEMIQRFIKDQSLNLSNEAEKIAVSEIEYYASFGKLDEYEKLNAV from the coding sequence ATGAGCAGATTTCCTGAAAAGATCAATATCAAATTGGACAACCCTATATATAGAGGTTCTGTGCAGAACCTCTATGATGTGCCCGGACATCCTGACCTTATTATAAGCGAAACTACTGCCGGCGGTTCTGTCTTTGATGTCGGCACGATATTTGAGATCGAAGGCAGCGATCTGGGCAGGGCTGGCTTCAGGCACCTCGTCTTTCAGGAGCTTCAGGACCCTGAGGCTTGGAAGACTGTGTCAGCATCTGTAAAGGATGAAACCGGCCTGCTCGAAAAAATGCTCGCATCATTTAAAGAGCACGGCGCGCTTACGCATCATGCAGGCATGGTTGAGCGTGAGACAGGCAAGGTCTTTTCTAAAGGATTTCCGTCCGAGTTAAGTAATCTCACTTTAATAAATAAATATACCGCCGAAAGGCCGGATCTGAAGAAGGTGATGGGATGGCACTTTTATGATTACAAGAAGTACCACTCAAAAGACCGTTATGTCATTCCTCTCGAATACATAGTCAGGCTCGGGATAACAAGCGGCTCATCAATCCTGAAGAAGTTCAGCGCACTGAGCGATTCAGACAAAAAGACATATCTTAATGAACTCGGGCTCGATAAACCGTTAACTCCCTGGACACGTTTTGACCGTCCTCTGGTAGACCTTACAACAAAGTATGAACCTGAGGACAGGAACATCAGCCGTCAGGAGGCTTCACTCATCTCAGGCCTTGATGGAGACACATTCTCCCAGTCTCTGATAATGGCAGTTCTCGGCGCGCTCCTGCTTCAGCAGATATTTTCAAAGATGGGCCTTAATTTGTGGGATCTCAAATGGGAGATAGCCAAAGACGGAGATGATCTAATCTTTGTTGATACGATAGATACTGACTCTGTGCGTGTGACCTTCAATCTGCAGCGCGATAACAAGACCTACTTTGTGCATTTCAACAAACAGGCGATGAGGGATTACTACAGGATAATGCATCCGGACTGGATATCTGCTGTGAATGAATGTAAAAAACTGGCAGCCCACTCAGGCAGGCCGTTCACTGAAATATTATCTGCCGGACAGAAGAGTGGCCCGTATCCGGCCAACCCTGCTATTGATAAAGCGTTTCTCAATATACAGAAGGCGAAGTTTGAGATGATCCAGCGCTTTATTAAAGACCAGAGCCTGAATCTTTCCAACGAAGCAGAGAAGATAGCAGTTTCAGAGATAGAGTATTATGCGTCTTTTGGCAAGCTGGATGAGTATGAAAAGCTGAACGCAGTATAA
- a CDS encoding heavy metal translocating P-type ATPase: MADKACPVERPENKDASSVSRRIDLPVTGMSCAACSARVESGLAKIKGVEKASVNLAAEKATLIYNPSEVSSDEFIKTIKDLGFGVSLSKITIPIKGMTCASCVEKVRKALAVLDGVISASVNFATETATVEYNPVQAGMRDFKKVVRDLGYDIVEAEKGEDIVEKEKREREKDLNRLKVKLIAGTALTIPIFVLMLWDQIGMSSVIAIPMQMNFLMQFLAGTPVQFWVGWQFYRGAISAARHRTTNMNTLIAVGTSAAYIYSVTATFFPSVFEIKGYSAHVYFDTAATIIVLILLGRFFEARAKGKTSEAIKKLIGMQAKTARLIKNGEEKDVPIEDVEIGDIILVRPGEKIPVDGIVTEGYSSVDEAMISGESMPVEKKTGDKVIGATINKTGSFRFEATRVGRETMLSQIINMVQEAQGSKPPIARLADKIASIFVPAVMGIATLTFLIWFFFGPDPAFTYAFLNCIAVLIIACPCALGLATPTSIMVGTGKGAENGILIRGAEALETAHKINAIVFDKTGTLTKGAPIVTDIITSEKLIVKSEEILRLAASAERGSEHPLGESIVKKAKEEHLSLSEVSDFKAVPGHGIRAVIDGKIVLLGNEDFMGDEKIDISGLKEISIKLSEEGKTPMYVAIDGNIGGIIAVADTLKENSSDAVKTLRRLGVQTIMITGDNKRTAEAIAKQVGIDRVLAEVLPEDKASEVKKLQTEGKIVAMVGDGINDAPALAQADVGIAIGTGTDVAIEASDITLISGDIRGVATAIALSKATIRNIKQNLFWAFAYNIILIPVAAGVLFPFFGILLNPMLAAGAMGMSSVTVVTNALRLRKFKVK; the protein is encoded by the coding sequence ATGGCTGACAAAGCCTGTCCAGTTGAAAGGCCTGAAAACAAAGATGCTTCTTCTGTATCAAGAAGGATCGACCTCCCTGTAACAGGCATGTCATGCGCGGCATGTTCCGCAAGAGTTGAATCAGGCCTTGCAAAAATTAAAGGCGTAGAAAAAGCATCGGTCAATCTCGCGGCTGAAAAGGCCACGCTCATTTACAACCCCTCTGAAGTTTCATCAGATGAGTTCATCAAAACTATCAAAGACCTTGGATTCGGCGTTTCACTCTCAAAGATCACCATCCCGATAAAAGGCATGACATGCGCCTCCTGCGTGGAGAAGGTCCGGAAGGCGCTCGCAGTTTTAGACGGAGTTATTTCCGCATCTGTAAATTTCGCCACAGAGACAGCGACTGTTGAATATAACCCTGTTCAGGCAGGCATGAGGGATTTCAAAAAGGTTGTCCGGGATCTGGGATATGATATTGTTGAGGCTGAAAAAGGCGAAGACATTGTTGAAAAGGAAAAGAGAGAGAGGGAGAAAGATCTGAACCGTCTCAAGGTTAAGCTCATTGCAGGTACGGCTCTCACAATTCCAATATTCGTACTCATGCTTTGGGACCAGATCGGAATGTCGTCAGTAATTGCCATACCGATGCAGATGAATTTTCTGATGCAGTTCCTCGCCGGGACACCTGTCCAGTTCTGGGTAGGCTGGCAGTTCTATCGCGGCGCAATATCAGCAGCGCGCCACAGGACAACAAACATGAATACCCTGATAGCTGTCGGCACATCTGCGGCATATATATATAGTGTCACTGCTACCTTCTTTCCGTCTGTCTTTGAAATAAAAGGATACTCAGCTCATGTATATTTTGACACCGCTGCGACAATAATTGTACTCATCCTCCTCGGAAGATTTTTTGAGGCACGGGCAAAGGGCAAGACATCTGAGGCGATAAAGAAACTGATAGGCATGCAGGCAAAGACCGCACGGTTGATAAAAAACGGAGAGGAAAAGGATGTGCCTATTGAAGATGTCGAGATAGGGGATATCATTCTCGTAAGGCCTGGTGAAAAGATACCTGTTGACGGAATTGTAACAGAAGGATATTCATCTGTAGATGAAGCCATGATATCGGGCGAATCTATGCCGGTTGAAAAGAAGACAGGTGATAAGGTCATAGGCGCGACTATCAACAAGACAGGTTCATTCAGGTTTGAGGCAACACGGGTCGGAAGAGAGACCATGCTCTCTCAGATAATAAATATGGTTCAGGAGGCGCAGGGCTCAAAGCCGCCAATCGCGAGGCTTGCAGATAAGATAGCCTCTATATTTGTCCCGGCAGTCATGGGGATAGCAACGCTCACATTTCTTATATGGTTCTTCTTCGGCCCTGACCCGGCATTCACTTACGCGTTTCTCAATTGCATCGCCGTGCTGATAATCGCCTGCCCGTGCGCACTGGGTCTTGCGACCCCGACCTCAATAATGGTCGGCACAGGAAAGGGCGCTGAGAACGGCATACTCATCAGGGGCGCTGAGGCTCTTGAGACCGCGCATAAGATAAACGCAATAGTCTTTGATAAGACAGGCACGCTTACAAAAGGCGCCCCGATTGTCACAGACATAATAACAAGTGAAAAGTTGATAGTGAAGAGCGAAGAGATACTGCGGTTAGCCGCTTCCGCTGAGAGAGGTTCAGAACATCCGCTTGGAGAATCTATCGTCAAAAAGGCGAAAGAAGAACATCTGAGTCTTTCTGAAGTCTCTGATTTCAAGGCTGTCCCCGGACACGGCATCAGGGCGGTCATTGACGGAAAGATCGTTCTTCTCGGCAATGAAGACTTTATGGGAGATGAAAAAATTGATATCAGCGGCCTCAAGGAAATATCAATAAAACTTTCTGAAGAAGGCAAGACGCCCATGTATGTCGCAATAGATGGAAACATAGGCGGGATCATCGCTGTTGCCGACACCCTGAAAGAGAACTCTTCTGACGCGGTAAAGACTTTACGCAGGCTCGGAGTCCAGACGATCATGATAACCGGTGACAATAAAAGAACCGCTGAGGCGATTGCCAAACAGGTTGGCATAGACAGGGTGCTTGCCGAGGTGCTCCCTGAAGACAAGGCAAGCGAGGTAAAGAAGCTTCAGACCGAAGGCAAGATAGTTGCGATGGTCGGCGACGGGATAAATGACGCGCCCGCGCTTGCGCAGGCTGATGTCGGCATCGCTATCGGAACAGGAACAGATGTGGCGATTGAGGCATCAGATATAACGCTCATCAGCGGAGATATAAGAGGAGTTGCAACAGCCATCGCACTTTCAAAAGCCACCATCAGAAATATAAAGCAGAACCTCTTCTGGGCATTTGCCTATAACATCATACTCATCCCTGTCGCCGCCGGAGTGCTCTTCCCGTTCTTTGGAATACTGCTTAATCCGATGCTTGCCGCAGGCGCCATGGGCATGTCATCTGTGACGGTTGTGACAAACGCACTGAGGTTGAGGAAATTTAAGGTGAAGTAG